A portion of the Stella humosa genome contains these proteins:
- a CDS encoding calcium-binding protein yields the protein MATITGSDASETLVGTDGDDTIDGLDGNDTLSGLAGTDVIEGRGGNDRIEGGPGDDQLGGGDGDDTIWAGSATVADASGNTLYGDPGADLLIGSDGGDYLVGWIGADTMLGGGGDDLILGGPDGDHLEGAGGNDTIFGGVPDDIGDSGMDVIDGGDGDDEIVAGDGDDVVYGGAGDDAVNGNTGDDLVYGGPGRDFVRGGQESDVVFGGDGDDWHVNGNLGVDFVEGGAGDDLVRGGQGDDFVYGGDGADTVWGDLGADILGGGEGQDLFVFAAASGSDRVLDFAPGVDRIAMALDAAEILSRTTDQAGGAVIDLGAGDMLVLAGVVRADLSAGDFVFLL from the coding sequence AACGATCACCGGCAGCGACGCGTCCGAAACCCTGGTCGGCACGGATGGCGACGACACGATCGACGGGCTGGATGGCAACGACACCCTGTCCGGCCTGGCCGGCACGGACGTGATCGAGGGCCGCGGCGGCAACGACCGGATCGAGGGCGGCCCCGGCGATGATCAGCTTGGCGGCGGCGATGGCGACGACACGATCTGGGCCGGCAGCGCCACCGTCGCGGACGCCAGCGGCAATACCCTCTATGGCGATCCGGGCGCCGACCTGCTGATCGGCAGCGACGGCGGCGACTATCTGGTGGGCTGGATCGGGGCCGACACGATGCTGGGCGGGGGCGGCGACGACCTCATCCTGGGCGGGCCGGACGGGGACCATCTGGAAGGTGCCGGCGGCAACGACACGATCTTCGGCGGCGTGCCGGACGACATTGGCGACTCGGGCATGGATGTCATCGACGGCGGTGACGGCGACGACGAGATCGTGGCGGGCGACGGCGACGATGTCGTCTATGGCGGGGCCGGGGACGATGCGGTCAACGGCAATACCGGCGACGACCTCGTCTATGGCGGTCCGGGCCGGGATTTCGTGCGCGGCGGCCAGGAATCGGACGTCGTGTTCGGCGGCGATGGCGACGACTGGCATGTGAACGGCAACCTTGGGGTGGACTTCGTCGAAGGCGGGGCGGGCGACGACCTCGTGCGTGGCGGCCAGGGCGACGACTTCGTCTATGGCGGCGACGGCGCGGACACGGTCTGGGGCGACCTCGGCGCCGATATCCTGGGCGGTGGCGAGGGCCAGGACCTGTTCGTCTTTGCCGCCGCCAGCGGGTCGGACCGGGTCCTCGACTTCGCGCCGGGCGTCGACCGCATCGCCATGGCGCTCGACGCGGCGGAGATCCTGTCCCGCACGACCGATCAGGCCGGCGGCGCGGTCATCGACCTCGGTGCCGGCGACATGCTGGTCCTGGCCGGGGTGGTCCGGGCGGACCTGTCGGCCGGCGATTTCGTCTTCCTGCTATAG
- a CDS encoding Gfo/Idh/MocA family protein, translating to MVNAAVVGLGRWGQVLVNAAKGSDKIRFVAGCTGTPAKAVDFARSSGFDLLPDYAAVLADPRVEAVVLATPHTQHVEQVKAAAAVGKHVFCDKPFTLTKASAADAVAACSAAGVKLAVGHNRRFLPGYVELGQLIAGGDLGQVLQVEGAVTGSGAFSYAPDGWRAKPTESPAGGMTALGIHMVDALIGLLGPVKAVTALSWRRAIEIPIDDTTAMLLHFASGAAGTLVTSPATGQAWRIQVYGTKGTAEMRGETQLIVSRIGAKPEVREYAPVNKERAELEAFADMVAHGAAYPVTDADAINGVSVLEQVELSARAGRWLDVP from the coding sequence ATGGTGAATGCGGCGGTGGTCGGCCTCGGCCGATGGGGACAGGTCCTGGTCAATGCGGCCAAGGGCAGCGACAAGATCCGCTTCGTGGCGGGTTGTACCGGCACGCCGGCCAAGGCGGTGGACTTCGCCCGGTCGAGCGGCTTCGACCTGTTGCCCGACTATGCGGCCGTCCTGGCCGATCCGCGCGTCGAGGCGGTGGTCCTGGCCACGCCGCACACCCAGCATGTCGAGCAGGTGAAGGCGGCCGCCGCGGTCGGCAAGCACGTCTTCTGCGACAAGCCTTTCACGCTGACCAAGGCCAGTGCCGCCGATGCGGTCGCCGCCTGTTCGGCGGCCGGGGTGAAGCTGGCGGTCGGCCACAACCGCCGCTTCCTGCCCGGCTATGTCGAACTGGGCCAGCTCATCGCCGGGGGCGACCTTGGCCAGGTGCTGCAGGTCGAGGGCGCGGTGACGGGTTCTGGCGCCTTCTCCTACGCTCCCGACGGCTGGCGCGCCAAGCCGACCGAGAGCCCGGCCGGCGGCATGACGGCGCTCGGCATCCATATGGTGGATGCGCTCATCGGTCTGCTGGGGCCGGTGAAGGCGGTGACGGCGCTGAGCTGGCGCCGGGCCATCGAAATCCCGATCGACGACACGACCGCGATGCTGCTGCATTTCGCCAGCGGCGCTGCCGGCACGCTGGTGACCTCGCCCGCCACCGGCCAGGCGTGGCGCATCCAGGTCTACGGCACCAAGGGCACGGCCGAGATGCGGGGCGAGACGCAGCTCATCGTCAGCCGCATCGGCGCCAAGCCGGAAGTGCGCGAGTACGCACCCGTCAACAAGGAACGGGCGGAGCTGGAGGCGTTCGCCGACATGGTGGCTCACGGTGCCGCCTATCCGGTGACCGATGCCGACGCCATCAACGGCGTGTCGGTGCTGGAGCAGGTGGAGCTGTCGGCGCGCGCCGGCCGCTGGCTCGACGTGCCCTGA
- a CDS encoding HAD family hydrolase: MSLARVPAAVVFDMDGLLFDTETLYREAAVAAVAERGRDLPDALFLSLIGRPWPTNRTALLGHYGADFAVDAFRDDSLARFEALVATRLALKPGALRLLDTLDDLRLPRAIATSSSHADASRNLAAHGIAGRFDAVVAHGDYSHGKPAPDPFLRAAERLGVDPALCLALEDSHNGVRSAAAAGMAVVMVPDLLEATDDMRRLCAFVSTDLNMVCDAILAAC; encoded by the coding sequence ATGTCGCTGGCCCGCGTCCCCGCCGCCGTCGTCTTCGACATGGACGGCCTCCTCTTCGACACCGAGACCCTCTATCGCGAGGCGGCCGTCGCCGCGGTCGCCGAGCGTGGCCGGGATTTGCCCGATGCGCTGTTCCTCAGCTTGATCGGCCGGCCCTGGCCCACCAACCGGACGGCCCTGCTGGGCCATTACGGCGCGGACTTCGCCGTGGATGCCTTCCGCGACGACAGCCTCGCCCGGTTCGAGGCGCTGGTCGCGACCCGGCTGGCGCTGAAGCCTGGCGCGCTGCGGCTGCTCGACACGCTGGACGACCTGCGGCTGCCGCGGGCGATCGCGACCTCATCGTCCCACGCCGATGCCAGCCGGAACCTGGCCGCCCACGGCATCGCCGGGCGGTTCGATGCCGTGGTGGCGCATGGCGACTACAGCCACGGCAAGCCGGCACCCGACCCCTTCCTGCGCGCGGCCGAGCGGCTGGGCGTCGACCCGGCGCTCTGCTTGGCGCTGGAGGATTCGCACAACGGCGTGCGCTCTGCCGCGGCGGCCGGCATGGCGGTGGTGATGGTGCCGGATCTCCTCGAAGCGACCGACGACATGCGGCGGCTCTGTGCCTTCGTATCGACCGACCTGAACATGGTGTGCGACGCGATCCTGGCTGCCTGCTGA